In one Cervus canadensis isolate Bull #8, Minnesota chromosome 22, ASM1932006v1, whole genome shotgun sequence genomic region, the following are encoded:
- the LOC122424375 gene encoding uncharacterized protein LOC122424375 translates to MGHSCRVNTALLTCFYQLQGHMQCRAEMAVWSPAEKARRGTWRCPRPLTSAARAQLGARREGWEGPVDRGANPGRAGGCRERGRDLRAGGREARAREEGQACVAEPAGDGEAETGHRPPRVPAQATRPRGRGADGRAVGPARRRRPAMFSRSSRKRVSSRSLTGLGRIERGQPCNACGDQCPGFALHKWSLSQTSTILAGDI, encoded by the exons ATGGGCCATAGCTGCCGTGTGAACACTGCCCTCCTGACCTGCTTCTACCAGTTACAAGGCCACATGCAGTGCAGGGCAGAGATGGCTGTGTGGTCACCCGCTGAGAAGGCCAG GAGAGGGACCTGGAGGTGTCCCCGGCCCCTAACTTCTGCGGCGAGG GCACAGCTGGGCGCGCGCCGGGAGGGATGGGAAGGGCCCGTGGACCGCGGGGCGAACCCGGGGAGGGCGGGGGGATGccgggagagagggagggacctGCGGGCGGGAGGGCGAGAGGCTCGGGCGAGGGAGGAGGGCCAGGCGTGCGTTGCGGAGCCAGCCGGGGACGGCGAGGCGGAGACAGGCCACCGGCCGCCGAGGGTGCCCGCCCAGGCGACCCGCCCTCGCGGCCGCGGTGCGGACGGACGAGCGGTCGGCCCTGCGCGCAGGAGGCGCCCGGCCATGTTCAGCCGGAGCTCCCGGAAAAGAGTCTCCAGCCGATCG TTGACCGGACTGGGGCGGATCGAGAGAGGCCAGCCATGTAACGCCTGCGGTGACCAGTGCCCGGGGTTTGCCTTGCATAAATGGAG